The window ATGTGCTTTGCCCTAAATTACTGATGAGGCTTTCAGCCTTTGCCAGCCAGTGAGTGTTAAAGCAAAGTGGCAAACCGTGCAGCTACTCTGATAgtacgggggggagggggggggaggccgGCGAGGGCTCGCACCATGTTTGATCGCCCAGGCTTTGTCCGCATTAATTACTCCCCTGTGATAGTGATAACGCCAGTGGCAACATTTGCAGCCGAGGCTGTGCCTCTTGCAGCAGCACGGCCGGGCTGATGGGTGCTCGGGGCTCCCAGGGCCTGGGAGATGGGATGCTGGAGCTTGGGGACCGCTCCGCCGCTTGCCTGGCTTCAGCGGGAGTCTCGCCTGCGGGGTGGCAGTGCCCTGGCTTAGCAGGAGGTGGGAAAAGGCAAGATTCTGCTCCGGGTCCTCCAAAACGACCTAAGCCAAGTCTGGTGCAGGGGGACAGCATGCGTGGGCTTGGGCTAGAGAAGTGGCGGTGATGGACAGTCCCTACAGCACTGAATCTACCTCCTAGGGAAATCTGAGAAATGGGTGTTGCTATGTCCTATTTCAAGGTAAAGTTTTAATCAGTTTGCCCTTGGCAAAGCACTTGGGCTATTGTGGTGCTATTGTAAACCGTTTGGCAGCTTAGCACAGTAGGGCTGAACTCACGGCTCCTAGCCCGCGGGCTGGAGGTTTCTTTGCCAGCTGAATCCCATCCCCTGATAGCTGGGGCTGGGCTTTGGCACGTGTGACAGAAACAGGACGAGGCGTGACTCGGTTCCTTCAATTTATGATGGTTTTGAGACTCAAACCAGCGTGCCAGTGGGCCCCGTGGGCGTAGGGAGCGAGTGGAGCCACGTGAAGCAAGGCAGGCGTCCGCTAACTGCATGTTCTTTGTGTCCGTTTGGTACTGAGCTGGtttcagtttttgtttggtttttgttttgttttgtttttttttttcctgatgtttccgAGTTGTTGACTTCAAGGAACtgggttttgtgtatttttttagaCACTGGGAACttgttaaaaggaaaagcagcagcaccgGGAGGCTTAAGGTGGAGCATGGCTGGAGCTGAGGGCGGCCCTGGCCAGTGCGGGTGGGAAGAGGTCAGATGTGTCGGCAGCGGCTGgtgcgggcaggcagggagcagctctccctgcaacGGGCAGGAGAAGCCTTTCGGCAGTGGCACTCCTGGCCCTGCTTAACCGCATGTGCCATGTTTACCACCCCGCCAGCCTGCTCACCTCCAAGACACCGGAATGTGTCCGATACTGTGCCTGGCTTTGAATGTCCCCTGCCCTTCCAGTGCTATGTGCTCTTGGATGGGGTCCTAGCTGCCAGCTaggctgggggtcccagggagggtGGCCCTGGCTGCCCGCTCCCCCTTCCTTGCTGCCCGGGGAGGAGGGACACGGGGAACCACCCGTGGCAGCGGCATAAGTTGCGCTGAAGCAGTGAGCGGGAGGTTTGTTCAGAGAGGGGGAAGCCTTGGTGTGAGCAGCCCTGTGCTGCGTTCCTCCCGCACCGAGGCCTGCTGCCCGCGGGGTGGTGGCAGCAGAGGGGtctcctgcaggctctgctggagGGAAACATGGCGGGAGTCGGGGTGCCCGGCTGAGGCAGGGGGCCAGCCAGAGCTGCAGGTGGTGGCCAGGGCGAGCACTGTGTAGGGACACGTGGGTATTCAGCCCTGGCTGGGACTCGTCTTGTCAGTTCTACACGGGGATGCCAGAGCGGGTGAGAGAAACCTACATATTTCCAGCATGTATATTATTTttagaagagggagaggggagagtcTTGGACCATTGATTACTTTCATTTTGCTCCCCTTAGACTGTTGGCTGTGTATGTGAAACTTATAATGAAAAGAGGGTTGCCCTGCCCAGGTGCTCCCAGAACATGTACTGTAATTCTTTGtatatagaagaaaaattactgtaaagtAAAGTTTAACTTTACTCTCGATGTCCTCTTGTGGTTTGTCTTGCCGAGCGGAGGGGCGCAGGGGGAGCCCGGCTGTGCCCATAcacccggggcagggaggggagagccccAACAGCCTCGCGCGGCAGCGGCGCAGGCAGAGGGACAGCTCAGACCACAATGAGTTTTATTTACATTGTACACCCCGAGAGAAGACGCTTAAATAAATCTGCAAAGAATCAGGCAACATCTCCGAGAGAATAAGTTAACGGCCACCGCTGGGCCACAGCAGCAACTCGGGGAAGCAGCTCCTGCAAACACCgggtggcagggagagggtcCCCAGGGGTGacagcctgcagctcctggtgccGCAGGAGGCTCCCAGCACCGCACAGCAACCCCCTGCCACTCCGCGTGCCGGGAGGAGAGCAGTCCGCAGGGCTGTGCACCGCTGCCATGTCACAGACGGGCCCGTACAGCTAAAACACAGCAGGTAAAAAACCGGAGTCCGGCGTGCGCCGGCTGCCTGGCCGGCAGCAGCGGTTCCCTTTTGGCAGGAGGTCTCAGTGGTGGCAGCAGCTGTAGAAGTAGGCACCGCTCCTCTGGCCCAGGTCAACACCCTTCTCCTCTGGAAGAGAGCAGGGTGGCAGGCTGCCGGCACGTCCACACTTCCATGCCACGTGGAGCCCAAAAACTGCTGGTGCCAGAACTGGGTCCCGGCGGGTCCCTCGGGGAGGGGTTTGGTGTCCCCGCGGCGAAGCGGCAGGGCTCATGGCCACGGCACGGCCCAGAGCTGGAGGCATAGCCGGGCTGAGCACGCCTGGACAGGCCTGGTGCAGAGCTGAAAGCTGGTCCCGCAGCCGGGCAAGGCTCCTGGCTGCCCGTTTGCCAAAGGCCACCTGCAGCCCGGTCGGGGTGGATGTGCCAAGCTGAGCCTGGCCTCAGCAGGCACAGGGATGCCACAACGGGGCCCAAGCTCTGCAGGACAACCCCTGGCACGGACCCACAGCGGCCCCAGGGAGGGTGGGGGCGAGGAAGGGCCCTGCCAGGCCCCACAGCACTCGTCCTCCGCACCCTCCCCAGGGGCATGTGCACTCCCCGGCATGGGAgagggtgcctggggagggacGGATCCTGCTCGCTCACCTGTCATCACCTGGAAGGCAGTGAAGTGGACGTAGTCCTCGGCCACCTTCTGGAACAGCTCATCTGGGGGGAGAGCGGGCAGGGTGGGTGCGGGCAGCCCCACCACCAGGCAGAGCCCCGGACCCTGCTCGGGCACGGGCACAGCCGGCAGCGAGGGGGCTACTCACCCACGCTCTGGCCCGTCTTACTGGAGGTCTCGAAGAGCTCTGCCTTGATCTCTGAAATGAGGGCCCTGGTTAGTGGCTGCAGGACGTGTCCCCATGTGCTCGGCTCCCTCCGGAGTCACCCTTCGGGCACGGCTGCCGACAGCGAGCTGGCGGGGGCCCAGGGCAGGGCtccgcgctcccgtcccctcggCCCAGCTGGCCGCATGCCTGCCCCCATGTCAGGACATGCCGTGCCTGGGGAGGTCCCTGGCAGAGCCGGGGCCTCACCGCACAGGGAGCCCTGGTGCCTGGAGTGACTGGATCTGCTGCGGATCCAGGGCAAGGGCAGAGCCCCTTGCGTCTCCCAGGCACACGCAGATGCAGCAGCTCcatcccccctcgccccccacccaCTGGGTGCTGCGGGAGCCTGGGAAGGGCCAGCACTGCCCGGCCGCGAGCATCCTGGCCCCGTGCGGTGCCCAGCCGTACCGTCGGCGTAGTCCTGCACGTCGTGGAAGTCGACCCCCCGcttcctcctgtcctcctccAGCAGGTCGCTCTTGGTGCCGCACAGGTAGATCCGGCAGCCCTGCGGCAGGCAGAGGGCCGGGAGAGACGTGCCCGCGGGCCCGGCACCGCCAccggctccccttcccctccggcGGGGCTCCGcagccccccaggcccccccagcccggccgtaCCTCCTCGCAGTTCTGCAGCTCATTCACCCAGAACTTGGCTCgctggaagctgctgctgtcGGTGAGATCTAGGGGAGAGGGGTCAGGGTTTGCCTCCTCCCTCGTGcgcccacccgccgccgccgcagcgcccgaCCCACCGGTGCTGGCACCACCCCAGCCCGGGACCGTCACAGCCGCcggctccttcctcttcccacgGTGCCGTGCCCTTACCGTAGCAGACGACGGCAGCCCGCGCCCCGCGGTAGTAGATGCGGCTCATGGCCTCGTAGCGCTCCGAGCCGGCCGTGTCCTGGGGGCGACGGGGAAGCGCTCAGCAGGTGGGGGGGCCTCGGGGGTCCCTGTGCCAGGGTCCGGCTGGGGATGGCACCggggtgctggcacagccctCGCCCCCGCACTTACCCAGATCCCCAGGGTCACCGTCTGGTCCCCCACGGACATCACCTTGGCCACGAAGGCGGCGCCGATCGTCtggaagaacagcaggaggagCGGTGGGGACCGGCCCGGGGACGCGGGGGGCACCTGGCCTGGGAACAGAGCGGGGGGGGAGCCGGCCCGGGGACACGGGGGAACCCACCCGGGGCCGTGGGAGGCACCGTCCCGGGGACTCGGTGGGGAAACGAGGGGACCCACCCGGGGACGCGAGGGGGACGCGGGGACGTGGCGGAACCAGCCCCCGGACGCACGGAGGAGACCACCCACGGGCGCGGGGGGGCCGTCCGACGGCGGGGCGGGTGCCCGGTGCGGTCACTCACGTTCTGGTAGGGCCCGGGCCGGAAGCGGCGGTGGGCGCAGCGCTCCACCAGGCTGCTCTTGCCCAcgccctcctgccccagcagcaccacctTGGCGTCCACCCGCCGCCCGCTCATcctcgcgccgccgccgccgcggggcggggccgcaaccgggcggggcggtgccggcgcggcggAAGCGCGCGGCGGAagcgcgcggcggggcgggggaagggggcggggccagcggcggAAGTGCGCAAGGCGAGGCGGAcgtgcgcggcgcggcggggcgggcggaggccgCATGGCGGCCGCCCAGCAGGCGCGGGCCGGagcgggcgcggcggcgcgggcctGAGCGGCGGCGGCCCATGGGGAAGTACTGCGCCAGCCTGGGCGTCCTCAAGGGGCCCTGGGACCAGGTCTTCGCCGCCTTCTGGCAGCGCTACCCCAACCCCTACAGGtgcgccggggcccggccccccgcctcagggctccccccgcggccctCCCCTACCCCCAGAGAGGGCCCTCCCCGGGGCCTGCCGCGGCCCTCTGCCTCGGCCCTCTGCCTCCGACAAGGGGTCCCTCG is drawn from Mycteria americana isolate JAX WOST 10 ecotype Jacksonville Zoo and Gardens chromosome 8, USCA_MyAme_1.0, whole genome shotgun sequence and contains these coding sequences:
- the RAB24 gene encoding ras-related protein Rab-24, which codes for MSGRRVDAKVVLLGQEGVGKSSLVERCAHRRFRPGPYQNTIGAAFVAKVMSVGDQTVTLGIWDTAGSERYEAMSRIYYRGARAAVVCYDLTDSSSFQRAKFWVNELQNCEEGCRIYLCGTKSDLLEEDRRKRGVDFHDVQDYADEIKAELFETSSKTGQSVDELFQKVAEDYVHFTAFQVMTEEKGVDLGQRSGAYFYSCCHH